Within Heterodontus francisci isolate sHetFra1 unplaced genomic scaffold, sHetFra1.hap1 HAP1_SCAFFOLD_56, whole genome shotgun sequence, the genomic segment tttttttttttttgaagttcaagttaaattctaaatgttaaggccatatttcagtcttagccactaattaccaaattataaacttcccactctgtttataacaCATGCAGCAAAAGGTACAATTTTTGTTTACACCCTTTGCCTTAACTGTAACTGCCTAACagcattgcagaagaacattccaCATGCAGACAATTGCAGTACAAAATGAAGGTCCTGACatcggtttcaagggcaaatagagttgagcaataactgccacctctgccagagatgcccacatcccttaaAAAGAAAtgcagctcctaaatggccttgtttgATATTCGTTCTCCAAATATTCTATCGCGCATCTGTCAAAccccttaaacattttaaacacatcaactagataagctctaaagtatctaaatctaatctacgacaaacaaagtttatgcaacttgtcttcataatgtaacgctttaagcattgttgtcattctggtgactctgtcctgaaccacctccaaagcaaatggttttgtgaagtgcggtaCCCAAAAGCGGCAACaaatacaacagaaacatcacatccttctgactTCTATATTGCAAGACCCAAGAGATAGAGACCAACAATCTATTAACGTTTGCAAGAAGAGCTCTTAATTTTTGAGTGTTCATCCAACTTCTTAACGAGGTTCTGCagtaattattgtgatgaaaggacacagacctgaaacataactctcttgctcactccacagatgctgcgagacctgctcagtatttccaacattttctgatttatttcagtttccaacatccgcagtattttgcttttgagctgCTGTAgtaatttgaattgttttgaatagataatttgtgtaaagtatggatagatgaTCGTGGTAGATAAGATACAACTTTTTACCTATTTTCCGTTTTGCTGTTTCTATGTggaggatgatttataaattatttggatctggatttgtttccaatacagggaaacatggacccCGATTAGTTGATGGGATGAACAGATGCTCTGGAAGGGTGGAGGTGCTACACAGAGACCAGTGGtggacgctgtgtgacctttactttgatatggaagacgccaacgtggtctgtgagcatctTCAGTGTGGGACAGGAAGCTCAGTCCcaggaggagctcactttgggaaaggAACCGGTCCAATGTGGAAGGAAAATTACAAGTGTCGGGGaaacgagacgcgattgtgggattgtcctgtttcatcctgggatcaatttagctgctcacatgaaaatgatgccagtgtcatctgtacgggtgagtcatctcagtcaattgaagttAAATGCACCAAATGTTCtactgtcaagcatcattgactatttccacaggtcgctgattcactagtttttctgatcccatgcttcctttgacactaagatcctaagatgtgtttgtgggtttattggtctgaattaaattacaaatgcatCCAAGAGCTTCACTCCAATAAACATTGAATGCATACAATGTCTCGTTATTAGTACTTATCGTCATATAATACCTCTTTCCgggtaaatctagggcattattcaagggctatagaatcagcaagatgctcccaggaccactgccatagaatggaaatgttgatcgagcattgaaactgttatcaatgtaggcAATTCAAATATGAATTATCTGGAATTCTCAGCAAAGATCAGTTGTataatagaaaacactgtgaactttaTTCCAGCTAAATAGCGTGAGATAAATGTTAATTTCCATTTCACCAAGTGCAATAAAATTatagtgagtgaagtaactcgttatttcaccaatgtgctatgtcttggattatttcacaaacttgatgtaaattacaattctgccagtttccaggattacatttatctctcagccagcaccctcatataacagattatctgctcagttatctgatcactgtatgtgggacattgctctatgcaaaagtgctcccacatttcacaatttaaaatataggtaataaaaacagtaagtgctggaaatactcagaagatctGGCAGCATGTATGTTGAGTGAAACAATATCAACCTTTCATTTTGCGGATCTTTAATCTGAACATAGAGATTTAACAGTtgttaaagaaaggggaaagcaaggaaagaacaaaaggaatagGCTGCGATATGGTAGAAGACAGGAGAGACTAAATGGCAAAAGGGACAATGCAAAGCAAATAGATttggaatgggccaagtaaaaagcacatttaTAGGTGTACATTGGAAGTAGGAAAAGGGGTAAGGAATAAGATCTGAAtttgctgaactcagtgttgaatcaCAAACGTTGTAAGGAAGCTCGTGGAATGATGAAGTGCTGTTCCACAAacttatgttaaccttcattggGAATGTGTAGGGGAAAGTGGAtggagaggtcagagttggagttgAATAAAGAATGAAAATGATAGGCAACTGGAAGctgaaggtaaagcttgcagactgaacaaaggtgttttgCAGACTAATCACTTAATTGTGTTTggtctgccaatgtaaaggagatAGCATCATGATTAGTCAATAGAGTAAATGCAGGATACTAACGAAGAAgcattacaagtaaatcgctgtttcacttggaagcagtgctTGGGGGCTTGGGTGTGAGAAAAGTACACGTAACTGGGAAGTGGCAGCATCTCCCGCGCTTTCATGGAATGCTCCTGTGGGAAGGGGTGCTGAGAATGATTGCAGAGTGCATCAGGATgtcacagagcgaatggtcccttcagaatgttaaaagtggagggaaggggaagatgtgcttggtcaTGGCATCACattgaaggtggtggaaatggtggaagatcatgtgttgaatatggaagctggtggagtggaaggtgagaagaagCAGAATCCTTTCATGGTtctgggaagggggaaagggtgaaagcagaagtatggaaaatggaatggacgtgcttgagggcccaatcaactatggtgggtggatgaggacgTGAGGAGAGTCCTTGGTTGAggggaaaggaagacatatctggaagcactggtatggaaggttgcatcaccagacagatacaatgcaggtggagaaagtggaagaatgtgatagatTTATTAGAGGAAACGGGGTGTGAGGAATCATAaacaaggtaactgtgagagtcactgggcttACCCTTTATATTGgttaataacctatccccagaatcagaaacagagatgttgaggaagggaatggaagaattgaagatggaccatgtgaagataaggaggAGAAATTGGAAGAAACGTTGATGATATTGTCAAGtgtagggcgagagcaggaaatatcagtacatgtggagaGGAGGACAACCTTCAGTCCGGCGGGTCTGTCACCTACTGCATTAGTGACTGcaaatcaaaagtgcttcattgcctgtgaggcgATTTAAGACGTTATCGGAAGCATTGTGTCAACTTACacttgtctgtttctctccatattggttaaaaggaactgtcatctgtcaggagccatttaaaATCCCTGTTCCACCCTTCAATCTCATCACTTATCTATAGGCAGTATTTGCCGCGCTCAACCCCACTTAATTTTACCCTTTTTGCTCAGTGTAGTCAGCGGAAGCTACTCGGTATGCCActaaaatgtatttactgagaaaaggtaatggtgaataATATCTTCTGACAAGCCTTCTggacaatgatgacagaaatagtaaccatgaacattaataacttttctggtggcagtaaattATGAGACATTTTGCTTCCATTCTCAATGTGTTtaatattgtagatgaaaattggtcactaaggctgacgAACGGAGGCAGCcaatgtgatgggcgagtggagatttaccacaCCGGCAGCTGGTGGAGATTTCAGGATAgactctggaccctgaatgatgccaacgtggtctgcacacagctgggctgcggtgaagcgacagccgcttataactattcaaaggacggagagagtgaaggacccgtctgggtgaatgatgtccaatgtgaaggaaacgaattgcagctccagaactgcagcttattcacattgaattcgtctctcactgacagtatggatgtcggGGTTCTGTGTTCAGGTgaacaaattcttcactgcttttacaaaaacataaaagtgaaatgtctaatctgctgagaaaagcgaTAATataggttacttgttcctgggtgtctcaaaccagtaatttcactataggagaaggggtgaggatggtgggtggtgggggagctggggctggatggcgtggtgtgcagagagagaggacacggacacaattaacCAGCAAGAACTTTTTTTGACAGAACTTTCAGTAAGCATTCATCAAAAGAAGTTTAACAGGAGTGCAATTAGAcaaaaaactgacacagagccaaacacAGAGATGTTTCCGGTGGAAATTCTGATCTGGGGTTTAGATGGTTA encodes:
- the LOC137362387 gene encoding scavenger receptor cysteine-rich type 1 protein M130-like → MSAPRYAHFGEGIGLIRSDIFECIGNETSLLDCRLFEGTQQECSHRNDASVICSGKHGPRLVDGMNRCSGRVEVLHRDQWWTLCDLYFDMEDANVVCEHLQCGTGSSVPGGAHFGKGTGPMWKENYKCRGNETRLWDCPVSSWDQFSCSHENDASVICTDENWSLRLTNGGSQCDGRVEIYHTGSWWRFQDRLWTLNDANVIRLEPAECSRTQPGDNGEGLEQNFMIIHIKSCLQVKNKEEASFRFVTIT